Proteins co-encoded in one Caldalkalibacillus thermarum genomic window:
- a CDS encoding ImmA/IrrE family metallo-endopeptidase: MLHMYYKTAFEEKIEHLFKSKGIVQPEDLCLEKLSDLFKVQIVYIPNAPQRAMWDDNLSVIFLDSAKTPAEVREVFFHELAHPLLHEGNQLGMFPEFRNLQENQAKVFQLYAAMPFFMIKKLDLPSEDRLIIGLLSDVFKVTHGLAKKRWYQIKQRIYTAQFLCGSAIPALKRV; encoded by the coding sequence ATGCTACATATGTACTACAAAACTGCATTTGAAGAAAAAATAGAGCATCTGTTCAAGTCAAAAGGTATTGTTCAACCTGAAGATTTGTGTTTGGAAAAACTGTCGGATCTTTTCAAGGTCCAGATCGTCTACATACCTAATGCTCCCCAACGAGCCATGTGGGATGATAATTTATCCGTCATCTTTCTTGATTCGGCCAAAACACCTGCTGAAGTGAGAGAAGTGTTTTTTCATGAGCTTGCACATCCTCTATTACACGAGGGAAATCAGCTTGGTATGTTTCCTGAATTTCGCAACCTTCAAGAAAATCAGGCCAAAGTTTTTCAGTTGTATGCTGCCATGCCTTTTTTTATGATCAAGAAACTGGATTTACCCAGTGAGGACAGATTGATTATCGGGCTATTATCAGATGTTTTTAAGGTTACACATGGGTTGGCTAAAAAAAGATGGTATCAAATCAAACAACGGATATACACGGCACAGTTTTTGTGCGGATCGGCTATTCCAGCCCTTAAGCGAGTTTGA
- a CDS encoding recombinase family protein, with the protein MYAVGYVRQSKERKDRESISPETQIEKIKQFAKLQETKVVKIFRDIDISGFRVHYSKRTGLMDMLEYIKANKIKKVYVYNLARLSRRIKDFLEITNELEKFDCSVVSATEMIRDKAVNMWGVKKISNYLNRKNIPSPIDGKWTSQAVKYILLNPFYRGYLQYDGKLYESPLAPKVFSPEDWEKIQENLNRYVNLGPRGEVSPHLLTGLLVCGACNSRMEIRYNGSKRARRYICSNRQNAFVNKCPSSLLFVCDIVIL; encoded by the coding sequence ATGTACGCGGTAGGTTATGTCAGACAGTCAAAAGAAAGAAAAGACCGGGAAAGCATATCGCCAGAAACACAAATTGAAAAGATTAAGCAGTTTGCCAAGTTACAGGAAACCAAAGTGGTTAAGATTTTTAGAGATATTGATATTAGTGGTTTCCGTGTTCATTATTCAAAGCGTACCGGTTTGATGGATATGCTTGAATATATAAAAGCAAATAAGATCAAAAAAGTGTATGTATATAACTTGGCACGATTATCACGCCGGATTAAAGACTTCCTTGAGATCACCAACGAGCTGGAGAAATTTGATTGCAGTGTGGTTTCAGCCACCGAGATGATTCGTGACAAAGCCGTTAACATGTGGGGAGTCAAGAAGATCAGCAATTATCTTAACCGAAAAAACATACCTTCTCCTATTGACGGCAAATGGACAAGTCAAGCCGTGAAATATATACTCTTGAATCCATTTTACAGGGGTTATTTGCAATATGACGGGAAACTATACGAATCGCCACTGGCTCCGAAGGTGTTCTCACCAGAAGATTGGGAGAAAATACAGGAAAACCTCAACCGCTACGTAAACCTGGGTCCTCGTGGAGAAGTATCCCCTCATCTTCTTACCGGGTTATTAGTTTGCGGTGCTTGCAATTCCAGGATGGAGATCAGGTACAATGGCTCAAAAAGAGCAAGACGTTACATCTGTTCAAACAGGCAAAATGCTTTTGTCAACAAATGTCCATCTTCTCTGTTGTTCGTCTGTGATATTGTCATATTGTAA
- a CDS encoding ArsR/SmtB family transcription factor — protein sequence MEEKSIISKRGIGIKISKTKQDDTCETFIFDPEKVARRQQEVDRTEGLAPLFKVLADETRLKIIYALSREDELCVCDVATIIGSTNAAASHHLRMLRNMGLAKHRKEGKMVFYSLESGHVRHLIDEALRLKERR from the coding sequence ATGGAAGAAAAGTCAATCATAAGCAAAAGGGGGATTGGGATCAAGATATCCAAAACCAAACAAGACGATACCTGTGAAACATTCATCTTTGATCCAGAAAAGGTAGCGCGCCGACAACAGGAAGTTGATCGGACAGAAGGCCTGGCCCCTTTATTTAAAGTGTTGGCCGATGAGACACGGCTGAAAATCATATACGCTCTAAGCCGGGAAGATGAACTTTGTGTCTGTGACGTGGCCACGATTATCGGTTCTACCAACGCAGCGGCATCTCACCATCTGCGAATGCTGCGCAATATGGGCCTCGCCAAACACCGTAAAGAGGGAAAAATGGTTTTTTACAGTCTGGAAAGCGGGCACGTGCGCCATTTGATCGATGAAGCACTTCGCCTAAAAGAAAGGAGGTAA
- a CDS encoding alanine racemase: MQIHNRPKPWDIKQFLPLSTPRVMVHYATLCRNIAEMSDFARRHNLALRPHFKTHKTLEIVQMQLKHGAAGVTVASLSEAEALISAWETDPSTGTHPLGKLDLLIAFPIVGDDQFTRAARLNEQARLTLMVDHMEAARSLHAFARRNGITFRVMVKINTGLNRCGLDPDHKEVVSFVERLLELTHLQFIGLLTHAGHAYGAENEAERERIARQEGEIMAQLGEAVKARFPSLPVEISVGATPTVRISGTVSGVTEIRPGNYVFNDRTQVRLGSATWSQCALRVLSRVVSHPAPGRWVIDAGAKTLALDQGAHGKSGLTGYGYIVGYPELAITRLSEEHGVVEGTPGTRLTIGQFIQIIPNHACPVVNLTDRLFVYGRDQAVTEQAAADGVLSSDDVHSVWHVIGRGKTY; the protein is encoded by the coding sequence ATGCAAATCCATAATCGGCCAAAACCTTGGGACATTAAACAATTCCTGCCCCTCTCCACCCCCCGGGTGATGGTCCACTATGCCACCTTGTGCAGGAATATTGCTGAGATGAGTGACTTTGCCCGCCGGCACAACTTGGCCCTGCGTCCCCATTTTAAAACACACAAGACACTTGAAATTGTCCAGATGCAATTAAAGCATGGGGCTGCAGGCGTAACCGTGGCTTCATTAAGCGAAGCGGAAGCACTCATTTCCGCCTGGGAAACGGACCCATCAACGGGCACACACCCGCTTGGAAAGTTAGATCTATTAATCGCTTTTCCCATTGTAGGTGATGACCAGTTCACCCGTGCTGCACGGCTTAACGAGCAGGCCCGTCTGACGCTGATGGTGGACCACATGGAAGCAGCCCGCTCATTACATGCTTTCGCCCGGCGAAATGGCATCACCTTCCGGGTGATGGTGAAGATTAATACCGGATTGAATCGCTGCGGCCTGGATCCTGACCACAAGGAAGTGGTCTCTTTTGTTGAAAGGCTGTTGGAGTTGACCCACTTGCAGTTTATCGGCCTTTTAACCCATGCCGGTCATGCTTATGGAGCAGAAAATGAGGCTGAAAGGGAACGGATTGCCCGGCAAGAAGGAGAAATCATGGCACAGCTGGGAGAGGCTGTTAAAGCCCGGTTTCCTTCCCTTCCTGTGGAGATTAGTGTGGGGGCCACACCCACGGTCCGCATCTCTGGTACCGTTTCCGGTGTCACTGAAATCCGTCCGGGAAATTACGTTTTTAATGACCGGACCCAGGTCCGGTTAGGGAGTGCCACTTGGTCCCAATGTGCCTTGAGGGTCCTCAGCCGCGTGGTCTCCCATCCTGCCCCCGGGAGATGGGTGATTGACGCCGGGGCCAAAACACTGGCTCTAGACCAGGGCGCACATGGTAAAAGCGGTCTGACTGGGTATGGATATATTGTGGGATACCCGGAACTGGCCATTACCCGTTTGTCAGAAGAACATGGCGTGGTTGAAGGAACTCCGGGGACACGGTTAACAATAGGACAGTTTATCCAAATCATTCCCAATCATGCCTGTCCTGTCGTTAACTTGACCGACCGTTTGTTTGTGTATGGACGGGACCAAGCGGTAACAGAACAGGCTGCTGCTGATGGTGTCCTTTCTTCTGACGATGTCCATTCCGTTTGGCACGTGATCGGCCGCGGCAAAACTTATTAA
- a CDS encoding NAD(P)/FAD-dependent oxidoreductase yields MDKHILVLGGGYGGLRIIQRLLAANLPKHTRLTLIDRMPYHGLKTEYYALAAGTESEANLRVAFPNDPRLKVQLGEVTSIDVEQNMVHIDGQDPVAYDYLIIALGCEDKYHGVPGAKENTHSIQTLPKTRKTYQALNNIKPYGHVAIIGGGLSGVELASELRESRPDLNIAIYDRGETILSPFPEKLRRYVCQWFHENDVDLVHKANIDKVEPQLFFNHGQPVEADEIVWTAGIQANRIVQALPVEKDHLGRLALSPHHYLEDYPNVFVVGDCASLPHAPSAQLAEAQGDQIAQVLLARLHDEPLPQLPKIKLKGVLGSLGKKHGFGVMGDTTLIGRIPRVLKSGVLWMYKHHLG; encoded by the coding sequence ATGGACAAACACATCCTCGTCTTGGGTGGAGGTTATGGCGGGTTGCGCATCATCCAGCGCTTGCTGGCCGCCAACTTGCCTAAGCATACACGCCTGACCCTGATCGACCGTATGCCTTATCATGGACTGAAAACCGAATATTACGCCCTGGCTGCAGGCACAGAGTCGGAAGCGAATTTGCGAGTTGCTTTTCCAAATGATCCCCGCCTTAAAGTGCAGCTGGGTGAAGTCACCTCCATCGATGTGGAACAAAACATGGTTCACATAGATGGGCAGGATCCTGTTGCTTATGATTACCTGATTATCGCCCTCGGCTGTGAAGATAAATATCACGGTGTGCCCGGTGCCAAAGAAAACACCCACAGCATTCAAACCCTGCCTAAAACCAGGAAAACCTACCAGGCTTTAAACAATATTAAACCTTATGGCCATGTTGCAATTATTGGCGGCGGTTTAAGCGGGGTGGAATTGGCCTCCGAATTAAGAGAAAGCCGCCCTGATTTAAACATTGCCATCTATGACCGTGGTGAAACCATTTTAAGCCCGTTTCCTGAAAAATTGAGGCGTTATGTTTGCCAATGGTTCCATGAAAATGATGTCGACCTTGTTCATAAGGCTAACATTGACAAGGTTGAGCCTCAACTGTTCTTCAATCACGGCCAGCCTGTTGAGGCAGATGAAATCGTCTGGACGGCCGGCATCCAAGCCAACCGCATTGTTCAAGCCCTCCCTGTTGAAAAAGACCATCTGGGACGGCTCGCATTAAGCCCTCATCATTACCTTGAAGATTATCCCAATGTATTTGTGGTTGGCGACTGTGCCAGCCTGCCCCATGCTCCCAGTGCCCAGCTGGCCGAGGCACAGGGAGACCAGATAGCCCAGGTGCTCTTGGCCAGATTGCATGATGAACCCCTGCCCCAGTTGCCCAAAATCAAACTAAAAGGTGTGCTAGGCTCCCTTGGTAAGAAACACGGGTTCGGAGTGATGGGTGACACCACTTTAATTGGCCGCATTCCCCGGGTGCTTAAATCAGGTGTATTGTGGATGTACAAACATCACTTAGGCTAA
- a CDS encoding DUF1450 domain-containing protein, which yields MMRPIVEFCQTNLASGTQRVKEELEKDSNIDVVEYDCLGYCVDCAAYPYALVNGKIVTGKSTKDLLNKIRAEIERQEEEMLS from the coding sequence ATGATGAGACCGATTGTCGAATTTTGTCAAACCAATCTCGCTTCAGGAACACAAAGGGTCAAAGAGGAACTGGAGAAAGATTCCAATATTGATGTTGTGGAATATGATTGTCTCGGTTACTGTGTGGATTGTGCTGCTTACCCCTATGCGCTTGTAAATGGTAAGATAGTCACAGGCAAATCCACTAAAGACTTATTAAACAAAATCCGGGCTGAGATTGAACGGCAGGAGGAGGAGATGCTCTCTTAA